The Candidatus Reconcilbacillus cellulovorans genome includes a region encoding these proteins:
- a CDS encoding signal peptidase I — protein MSPKETQTGSGAAEPNADGRAASIRREVWEWLKALLVAFGLVFVVRTYLFAPFLVSGHSMLPNFHDGERLIVNKIIYDLRIPKRGEVIVFLAPDGRDYIKRVIGLPGDRVYVRGDTVYVNGKPLDEPYLREAVERAHAEGRLYNIQDMDEIVVREGTLFVLGDNRSNSSDSRSQKVGLVPMDKVIGRAELVFWPPSHIKWVGGAGNAT, from the coding sequence ATTTCGCCGAAAGAAACGCAAACCGGAAGCGGGGCCGCCGAACCGAACGCGGACGGCCGCGCAGCGTCCATACGGCGCGAGGTATGGGAATGGTTGAAGGCGCTGCTCGTCGCATTCGGCCTCGTGTTTGTCGTCCGAACGTATCTGTTCGCGCCGTTTCTTGTGTCCGGACATTCGATGCTGCCGAATTTTCACGACGGCGAACGGTTGATCGTCAACAAGATCATCTATGATCTGCGCATCCCGAAACGCGGGGAAGTGATCGTGTTTCTGGCGCCCGACGGGCGCGATTACATTAAGCGGGTGATCGGTCTGCCGGGGGACCGCGTTTACGTCCGCGGCGACACCGTTTACGTCAACGGCAAGCCACTCGACGAGCCGTATTTACGTGAGGCGGTCGAGCGCGCTCATGCGGAAGGTCGGCTGTACAACATTCAGGACATGGACGAGATCGTCGTACGGGAGGGTACGTTGTTTGTTCTCGGCGACAATCGGTCGAATAGTTCGGACAGCCGTTCGCAGAAAGTCGGGCTCGTTCCGATGGACAAGGTGATCGGGCGGGCGGAACTCGTGTTTTGGCCGCCGAGCCATATCAAATGGGTTGGCGGAGCGGGGAACGCGACATGA
- a CDS encoding ribosome biogenesis GTPase YlqF, producing MSVQWFPGHMARARRKIREILKWIDIVFELVDARAPRSTRNPESDALFGEKLRVVILNKEDLADPAVTKAWLEALRGDGTEAVALSADRRGVAGKLSAVAERLLAAKREAWRRRGIRSRPVRALVAGIPNVGKSTLINALAGRSAAATGDRPGITRGQQWIRVGLDLELLDTPGLLWPKIDDPRVALRLAATGAVKDELFEAEEAALFLLDVLKRHYPDRLRRRYGADVPVEGSGPELLEAIGRKRGCLAEGGRIRTDRAAAVLLHDFRTGKLGGISLERPSDEG from the coding sequence ATGAGCGTACAATGGTTTCCCGGCCATATGGCTCGCGCCAGAAGGAAAATTCGGGAAATCCTGAAATGGATCGATATCGTGTTCGAGCTGGTGGACGCCCGTGCGCCGAGGTCGACCCGCAATCCGGAATCGGACGCCCTGTTCGGCGAAAAGTTGCGCGTCGTCATATTGAATAAGGAAGACCTGGCGGATCCGGCGGTGACAAAAGCGTGGCTGGAAGCATTGCGCGGCGACGGAACGGAAGCAGTGGCGCTTTCCGCCGATCGGCGAGGCGTTGCCGGCAAGCTATCCGCAGTCGCCGAGCGGTTGTTGGCCGCCAAGCGGGAAGCCTGGCGGCGGCGCGGCATTCGGTCCCGACCGGTTCGGGCGCTTGTCGCCGGCATTCCGAACGTCGGTAAATCGACGCTGATCAACGCACTGGCCGGACGAAGCGCCGCGGCGACGGGGGATCGGCCGGGCATCACGCGCGGCCAGCAATGGATTCGCGTCGGCTTGGATCTGGAATTGCTCGACACGCCGGGACTGCTTTGGCCGAAAATCGACGATCCGCGCGTCGCACTGCGTCTTGCCGCGACGGGCGCCGTCAAGGACGAACTGTTCGAAGCTGAAGAAGCGGCGTTGTTTTTGCTGGACGTGCTGAAACGGCATTATCCCGACCGTTTGCGACGGCGTTACGGTGCCGACGTGCCCGTCGAAGGGTCCGGTCCCGAGCTGCTGGAAGCGATCGGCCGAAAACGCGGATGTCTTGCGGAGGGCGGCCGCATCCGAACGGACCGGGCGGCGGCGGTTCTGCTGCATGATTTTCGAACCGGCAAGCTCGGCGGCATCAGCCTGGAGCGGCCGTCCGACGAAGGCTGA
- a CDS encoding ribonuclease HII has product MDRLQFERRLWENGVTYVAGVDEAGRGCLFGDVVAAAVVLPKGLVIPDVDDSKKLSAAKREELYAIVMEKAVAVGVGRVDAGTIDRINIRQAARLAMKRAIEQLGLCPEHVLIDAETIDVALPQTPVVRGDSLSQSIAAASIVAKVTRDRLCAEWDAAFPQYGIARHKGYGTKEHREAVLRFGPTPLHRMTFLSKWGVGDVVQMSLPILETGG; this is encoded by the coding sequence ATGGATCGCCTTCAGTTTGAAAGACGACTCTGGGAAAACGGCGTTACATACGTGGCGGGCGTCGACGAGGCGGGGCGCGGCTGTCTGTTTGGCGATGTCGTGGCCGCGGCGGTCGTGCTGCCGAAGGGACTCGTCATTCCCGACGTCGACGATTCGAAAAAATTGTCCGCCGCCAAGCGCGAAGAGCTTTATGCGATCGTGATGGAAAAAGCCGTGGCGGTCGGCGTCGGCCGCGTCGACGCCGGCACGATCGACCGGATCAACATCCGCCAGGCGGCGCGCCTGGCGATGAAAAGGGCGATCGAGCAGCTCGGCTTGTGTCCGGAGCACGTGCTGATCGATGCGGAGACGATCGACGTCGCGCTGCCGCAAACGCCCGTCGTCCGCGGCGATTCGCTGAGCCAGTCGATCGCCGCCGCTTCGATCGTCGCGAAAGTGACCCGCGACCGGCTTTGCGCCGAATGGGATGCGGCCTTCCCCCAATACGGCATCGCCCGCCACAAAGGTTACGGCACGAAAGAGCACCGGGAAGCGGTGTTGCGGTTCGGCCCGACGCCGCTTCATCGGATGACGTTTTTGTCCAAATGGGGCGTAGGCGACGTCGTACAGATGTCGCTTCCGATTCTAGAAACGGGAGGATAA
- a CDS encoding YraN family protein, whose amino-acid sequence MERLNARTNRRKVGREAERAAGEFLEKLGYRLLERNWRCPEGEIDIVAMDGDILVFVEVRSRTSDRFGTPAESVDERKRRRIRAAARRYLYDTRCFGAYRIRFDVVAVGGGSDGPLRVEHIVNAF is encoded by the coding sequence ATGGAACGTTTGAACGCACGCACCAACCGTCGCAAAGTCGGACGGGAAGCGGAACGGGCCGCCGGCGAGTTTCTGGAAAAGTTGGGATACCGCCTTCTGGAGCGGAATTGGCGGTGCCCGGAAGGGGAAATCGACATCGTCGCGATGGACGGCGACATTCTCGTGTTCGTCGAAGTGCGGTCGCGCACGTCGGACCGGTTCGGTACGCCGGCTGAGTCCGTCGACGAGCGCAAGCGGCGCCGCATCCGCGCGGCGGCCCGCCGTTATTTGTACGACACCCGCTGTTTCGGCGCATATCGTATCCGTTTCGACGTCGTCGCCGTTGGCGGCGGGTCCGACGGGCCGCTTCGCGTCGAACATATCGTCAATGCGTTCTGA
- a CDS encoding succinate--CoA ligase subunit beta translates to MNIHEHQAKDILRRYGVAVLKGKVAFSVDEAVQAAQELGTPVVAVKAQIHAGGRGKAGGVKIAKNAEEVRRYAAELLGKTLVTHQTGPAGRVVKRLFIEQGCDIRKEYYLGCVVDRGTGRVVMIASEEGGTEIEEVAARSPDKIFRETIDPAVGLMPFQARRLAYAIRIPNELTNKAVRLMLNLYRAFVDNDCSIAEINPLVVTGDGDIVALDAKLAFDDNALFRHPELAELRDPNEEDEKETRASEYGLSYIALDGNIGCLVNGAGLAMATMDIIKHYGGEPANFLDVGGGASKEKVTEAFKIILADPNVKGIFVNIFGGIMRCDVIAEGVVAAAREVGLDKPLVVRLEGTNVELGKKILDESGLRIVAADSMADGAQKIVSLVR, encoded by the coding sequence ATGAACATTCACGAACATCAGGCGAAAGACATTTTGCGGCGATACGGCGTCGCGGTATTGAAAGGGAAAGTCGCGTTTTCGGTCGATGAGGCCGTGCAGGCTGCGCAGGAACTCGGGACGCCCGTCGTCGCCGTCAAAGCCCAGATCCACGCTGGCGGCAGGGGAAAAGCCGGCGGCGTCAAAATCGCCAAAAACGCCGAGGAAGTCCGCCGCTACGCCGCCGAGCTGCTCGGCAAAACGCTCGTGACGCACCAGACGGGACCGGCGGGCCGCGTCGTCAAGCGCCTGTTCATCGAGCAAGGCTGCGACATCCGGAAAGAATATTACCTCGGTTGCGTCGTCGACCGAGGAACCGGGCGCGTCGTCATGATCGCCTCGGAAGAAGGCGGCACCGAGATCGAGGAAGTCGCCGCGCGCAGTCCCGACAAAATTTTCAGAGAAACGATCGACCCGGCCGTCGGGCTGATGCCGTTTCAGGCGCGCCGGCTCGCTTATGCGATCCGCATCCCGAACGAGCTGACGAACAAGGCGGTACGGCTGATGCTCAACCTGTACCGTGCGTTCGTCGACAACGACTGCTCGATCGCCGAGATTAACCCGCTCGTCGTTACCGGCGACGGCGACATCGTCGCACTCGACGCCAAGCTGGCGTTCGACGACAACGCTCTCTTCCGGCATCCCGAACTGGCGGAATTGCGCGATCCAAATGAGGAAGACGAGAAAGAGACCCGCGCATCCGAATACGGCCTCAGCTATATCGCGCTGGACGGCAACATCGGCTGTCTGGTCAACGGCGCCGGTCTGGCGATGGCGACGATGGACATCATTAAGCATTACGGCGGAGAGCCGGCCAATTTCCTCGACGTCGGCGGCGGCGCCTCGAAAGAAAAAGTGACGGAGGCGTTCAAAATCATTTTGGCCGATCCGAACGTCAAGGGCATTTTCGTCAACATTTTCGGCGGCATCATGCGTTGCGACGTGATCGCCGAAGGCGTCGTGGCGGCGGCGCGCGAAGTCGGTCTGGACAAGCCGCTCGTCGTCCGGCTTGAGGGGACGAACGTGGAACTCGGCAAAAAGATTTTGGACGAATCCGGGCTCCGCATCGTCGCTGCGGATTCGATGGCGGACGGCGCGCAAAAAATCGTGTCGCTCGTTCGGTGA
- a CDS encoding succinate--CoA ligase subunit alpha, with product MSILVNRHTRVITQGITGSAGWFHTKGALEYGTQVVGGVTPGKGGTKVEFALDDGRTVALPVFDTVRQAVEATGANASVIYVPPAFAADAIMEAADAGLELVVCITEGIPVLDMVKVKRFLEGKRTRLIGPNCPGVITPGECKIGIMPGYIHAPGHIGVVSRSGTLTYEAVHQLTTRGIGQSTAVGIGGDPVKGSEFVDILRMFNDDPETLAVVLIGEIGGTAEEEAAEWIRANMDKPVVAFISGRTAPPGKRMGHAGAIISGGKGTAAEKVAALERAGVRVAPTPAEMGATVVEVLRERGLLEACTTVR from the coding sequence ATGAGCATTCTGGTAAACCGACATACCCGAGTGATTACGCAGGGCATCACCGGTTCGGCCGGCTGGTTCCATACGAAAGGCGCGCTGGAATACGGCACGCAGGTGGTCGGCGGCGTCACGCCGGGCAAGGGCGGCACGAAGGTCGAGTTCGCGCTGGACGACGGGCGGACCGTTGCGCTTCCGGTGTTCGACACCGTCCGGCAGGCCGTCGAGGCGACCGGTGCGAACGCATCGGTCATTTACGTGCCGCCGGCGTTCGCTGCGGACGCGATCATGGAAGCGGCGGACGCGGGACTCGAGCTCGTCGTCTGCATCACCGAAGGCATTCCCGTGCTCGACATGGTCAAGGTCAAGCGTTTCCTGGAAGGCAAGCGGACGCGGTTGATTGGGCCGAACTGTCCGGGCGTCATCACACCGGGCGAATGCAAAATCGGCATCATGCCCGGTTACATCCACGCGCCCGGGCATATCGGCGTCGTGTCGCGCAGCGGTACGCTCACGTATGAAGCCGTTCACCAGCTGACGACCCGCGGCATCGGGCAGTCGACGGCCGTCGGCATCGGCGGCGACCCGGTCAAAGGTTCCGAATTCGTCGACATTTTGCGCATGTTCAACGACGACCCGGAAACGCTGGCGGTAGTGCTGATCGGCGAAATCGGCGGAACCGCGGAAGAAGAGGCGGCGGAATGGATCCGCGCCAACATGGACAAGCCGGTCGTCGCGTTCATCAGCGGCCGAACGGCTCCGCCCGGCAAGCGGATGGGGCATGCGGGCGCCATCATTTCCGGAGGAAAAGGGACGGCGGCGGAAAAAGTCGCGGCGCTCGAACGCGCGGGCGTCCGCGTCGCCCCGACGCCGGCGGAAATGGGTGCGACGGTTGTCGAAGTGTTGCGGGAACGCGGATTGCTCGAAGCGTGTACCACCGTCCGATAA
- a CDS encoding DNA protecting protein DprA, whose product MNTEARDCLVRLHETEGIGWMTIRRLADAMGGVDRIALATAADLRQLGLSGRQARLVEAALAGGGAPKRVRPMPSAVGECRAVTVLDREYPEQLRHIARPPWVIYIRGDPAVLSVPSVAVVGTRKPTAYGRRMADELAAGLAFAGIVVVSGLARGIDGAAHLGALRAGGVTVAVLGSGLDRVYPPEHAALAERIVRSGGAVVSEYPPGTLPRAGLFPERNRIIAGLSLGTVVVEASEKSGAMITASLAADAGREVFAVPGLAGAPTSRGVHLLLREGAKLTETVDDILQEIRGSVSLGQSGQTASFFTGAAQSVGDERRSVKPPTPPENVPEWTPDERRILEIVGFEPVMLDRIWEQSGFGFGHLHEVLLSLTVKRAIIELPGPSYARIR is encoded by the coding sequence ATGAATACCGAAGCGCGCGATTGTCTGGTGCGTCTGCACGAAACGGAAGGGATCGGTTGGATGACGATCCGCCGTCTGGCCGACGCGATGGGAGGCGTGGACCGGATCGCTCTGGCGACCGCCGCCGATTTACGGCAGCTCGGTCTGTCCGGGCGGCAGGCGCGGCTGGTTGAAGCAGCATTGGCGGGCGGCGGCGCCCCAAAGCGTGTCAGGCCGATGCCGTCGGCCGTGGGCGAATGCCGAGCGGTCACGGTGCTTGACCGAGAATATCCGGAACAGCTGCGGCATATCGCGCGGCCGCCGTGGGTGATTTATATTCGAGGCGACCCGGCCGTGCTGTCCGTTCCGTCCGTGGCTGTCGTCGGCACGCGGAAACCGACCGCCTATGGACGGCGGATGGCGGATGAGTTGGCGGCGGGTCTGGCTTTCGCCGGGATCGTCGTCGTCAGCGGACTGGCGCGCGGCATCGACGGCGCTGCTCATCTCGGCGCATTGCGCGCCGGCGGCGTGACCGTCGCGGTGCTTGGTTCGGGTCTCGACCGCGTTTATCCGCCCGAACATGCCGCTCTTGCTGAACGTATCGTACGTTCCGGCGGCGCCGTCGTCAGCGAGTACCCTCCGGGCACGTTGCCGAGAGCCGGACTGTTTCCCGAGCGCAACCGGATTATCGCCGGTCTTTCGCTCGGTACGGTCGTCGTCGAGGCGTCCGAAAAAAGCGGCGCGATGATCACCGCCTCGCTGGCCGCAGACGCAGGCCGCGAAGTGTTCGCGGTTCCCGGTCTTGCTGGAGCCCCGACAAGCCGCGGCGTTCATTTGTTGCTGCGCGAAGGGGCGAAACTGACGGAGACCGTCGACGACATTCTGCAAGAGATTCGGGGAAGCGTGTCGTTAGGGCAAAGCGGGCAAACGGCGTCTTTCTTCACCGGCGCGGCGCAGTCCGTCGGCGACGAAAGAAGAAGCGTGAAGCCGCCGACGCCTCCGGAAAACGTGCCGGAATGGACGCCGGATGAGCGGCGCATCCTGGAGATTGTCGGTTTCGAACCCGTTATGTTGGACCGGATTTGGGAACAGTCCGGGTTCGGGTTTGGACATTTGCATGAGGTTTTGTTATCTTTAACTGTAAAACGGGCGATTATTGAACTGCCGGGCCCGTCCTACGCTCGAATCCGTTAG
- a CDS encoding DNA topoisomerase I has product MADSLVIVESPAKAKTISKYLGSKYIVKASMGHIRDLPKSEMGVEIENRFEPKYVTIRGKGPVLKELKEAKKKVKKVFLAADPDREGEAIAWHLANYLELDRDEPCRVVFHEITKQAVREAFQSPRKINMDLVNAQQARRILDRLVGYKISPLLWRKVKKGLSAGRVQSVALKLVVDREREIEAFVPEEYWTITARLIKDGQSFEAKFHGFGEEKAELKNESDVRAVLDRIASSPFTVVSVRERERVRNPAPPFTTSSLQQEAARKLQFRPAKTMQIAQQLYEGVELGQEGAVGLITYMRTDSTRVSPVAQEEALKYIAEKFGGDYCPDKPRVYQKKSATAQDAHEAIRPTFVRYEPEFVKPYLTRDQYRLYKLIWERFVASQMASAVLDTMTVDLEAGGATFRAVGSKVKFPGFMKLYVEGTDDGNEEEEKMLPPLAEGDRPETIAVEPKQHFTQPPPRYTEARLVRTLEELGIGRPSTYAPTLETIQKRGYVALEDKKIVPTELGRLVNDLMEEFFPEILNVEFTAQMEEELDHIEEGRADWVQLLDDFYKKFEKWMEVAESGMKRVELPPDVTDVRCEQCGRPMAVKTGRFGKFLACTGFPECRNTKPFVKEIGVACPTCGQGRVVERRSKKGRLFYGCDRYPDCDYVSWDKPVGRSCPRCGAMMVEKPARGGGRYEVCPACGAKESSGSREPAGNEPVGILED; this is encoded by the coding sequence ATGGCCGATTCGCTTGTGATCGTTGAATCTCCCGCCAAAGCCAAAACGATCAGCAAGTATTTAGGCAGCAAATATATCGTCAAAGCTTCGATGGGACACATCCGCGACTTGCCGAAAAGCGAGATGGGCGTGGAAATCGAAAACCGCTTCGAGCCGAAATACGTGACGATCCGCGGCAAAGGGCCGGTGTTGAAAGAGCTGAAAGAGGCGAAGAAAAAAGTCAAGAAAGTGTTTCTGGCCGCCGACCCCGACCGCGAGGGCGAGGCGATCGCCTGGCATCTGGCCAACTATCTGGAGCTCGACCGGGACGAACCGTGCCGCGTCGTCTTTCACGAGATTACGAAACAAGCCGTCCGTGAGGCGTTCCAGTCGCCGCGGAAAATCAACATGGATCTCGTCAACGCACAACAAGCGCGGCGCATTCTCGACCGGCTCGTCGGCTACAAGATCAGTCCGTTGCTCTGGCGCAAGGTCAAAAAGGGGTTGTCCGCCGGAAGAGTCCAGTCCGTCGCGCTCAAACTCGTCGTCGACCGCGAGCGGGAAATCGAGGCGTTCGTCCCGGAAGAATACTGGACGATTACAGCCAGACTGATCAAGGACGGCCAGTCGTTCGAAGCGAAATTCCACGGCTTCGGCGAAGAGAAGGCCGAGTTGAAAAACGAAAGCGACGTTCGCGCCGTACTCGATCGGATCGCGTCGTCGCCGTTTACGGTCGTTTCCGTTCGCGAGCGGGAGCGCGTACGCAACCCGGCGCCGCCGTTTACCACCAGCTCTTTGCAGCAGGAAGCGGCGCGCAAGCTGCAGTTCCGGCCGGCTAAGACGATGCAGATCGCTCAGCAGCTCTATGAAGGCGTCGAACTCGGCCAGGAGGGCGCCGTCGGTCTGATCACCTACATGCGCACCGACTCGACGCGCGTTTCCCCGGTCGCGCAGGAAGAGGCGTTGAAATATATCGCCGAAAAGTTCGGCGGCGACTATTGTCCCGACAAGCCGCGGGTGTACCAGAAAAAAAGCGCGACCGCTCAGGACGCGCACGAGGCGATCCGCCCGACGTTCGTCCGTTATGAACCCGAATTCGTGAAACCTTATTTGACGCGCGACCAGTATCGGCTTTACAAGTTGATCTGGGAGCGGTTCGTCGCCAGTCAGATGGCGTCCGCCGTGCTCGACACGATGACGGTCGACCTGGAAGCGGGCGGCGCGACGTTTCGCGCTGTTGGGTCGAAAGTGAAGTTCCCCGGCTTCATGAAACTGTACGTCGAAGGCACCGACGACGGGAACGAAGAAGAAGAAAAAATGCTCCCGCCTCTGGCCGAGGGTGATCGCCCGGAGACGATCGCCGTCGAGCCGAAGCAGCATTTCACCCAGCCGCCGCCGCGGTATACGGAGGCGCGGCTCGTCCGGACGCTCGAGGAGCTCGGCATCGGCCGGCCGAGCACGTACGCGCCGACGCTGGAAACGATTCAAAAACGCGGCTACGTGGCGCTGGAAGACAAAAAAATCGTGCCGACCGAACTCGGGCGGCTCGTCAACGACCTGATGGAAGAGTTTTTCCCCGAAATTTTAAACGTCGAGTTTACTGCTCAGATGGAAGAGGAGCTCGACCACATCGAGGAAGGGCGGGCCGACTGGGTTCAGCTTCTGGACGATTTTTATAAAAAATTCGAAAAATGGATGGAAGTTGCGGAAAGCGGCATGAAACGCGTGGAACTTCCGCCCGACGTCACCGACGTCCGCTGCGAACAGTGCGGGCGGCCGATGGCGGTCAAAACCGGGCGGTTCGGCAAGTTTCTCGCGTGCACCGGTTTTCCGGAATGCCGCAACACCAAGCCGTTCGTCAAAGAGATCGGCGTCGCCTGTCCGACGTGCGGCCAGGGGCGCGTCGTCGAGCGGCGAAGCAAGAAAGGCCGGCTTTTTTACGGGTGCGACCGGTATCCCGATTGCGACTACGTTTCGTGGGATAAGCCCGTGGGACGCTCTTGCCCGCGCTGCGGCGCGATGATGGTCGAAAAACCGGCCAGAGGCGGAGGACGGTACGAGGTCTGTCCGGCTTGCGGTGCCAAGGAGAGTTCGGGTTCCCGGGAACCGGCCGGAAATGAACCCGTCGGCATTTTAGAAGACTGA
- a CDS encoding methylenetetrahydrofolate--tRNA-(uracil(54)-C(5))-methyltransferase (FADH(2)-oxidizing) TrmFO encodes MSASERERTARVVVIGAGLAGSEAAWQIAQQGVAVTLYEMRPVRRTPAHVTGMFAELVCSNSLRSNLLTNAVGVLKEEMRRLGSLIMAAADKNAVPAGGALAVDRDGFSSAVTRALEQHPLVEIRREEVTELPADGIVVVATGPLTSEALSEAIRRLTGREYLYFYDAAAPIVEKDSIDMEKVFVASRYGKGEAAYLNCPMTEEEFDRFYEALVTAETVPLKDFEKEIYFEGCMPIEVMARRGKQTVLFGPLKPVGLVDPRTGKQPFAVVQLRQDNAAGTLYNMVGFQTHLKWGEQKRVFSLIPGLENAEFVRYGVMHRNTFINSPALLRPTYQLASRPTLFFAGQMTGVEGYVESAASGLVAGINAGRMARGLDPVVFPRDTAIGSLAHYVTSANPADFQPMNANFGLLPPLEEPERNKKRRYEKMAERALRSIDRFVAELAPCDLSCKSSL; translated from the coding sequence ATGTCGGCGTCAGAACGCGAACGGACGGCACGCGTCGTCGTCATCGGAGCCGGTCTTGCCGGCAGCGAGGCGGCTTGGCAGATCGCGCAGCAAGGCGTCGCCGTCACGCTGTACGAAATGCGCCCGGTGCGTCGAACGCCCGCTCACGTGACCGGCATGTTTGCGGAGCTGGTGTGCAGCAATTCGCTGCGCTCGAATTTGCTGACGAACGCGGTGGGGGTACTGAAGGAGGAAATGCGTCGGCTCGGCTCGCTCATCATGGCGGCGGCCGACAAAAACGCCGTTCCGGCCGGCGGCGCGCTGGCGGTCGACCGCGATGGTTTCTCGTCAGCGGTTACGCGCGCGCTCGAACAACATCCGCTCGTCGAAATCCGGCGAGAAGAAGTGACCGAGCTTCCGGCGGACGGCATCGTCGTCGTCGCGACCGGGCCGCTGACGTCGGAAGCGCTGTCGGAAGCGATCCGGCGGCTGACGGGGCGCGAATACCTGTATTTTTACGACGCAGCGGCGCCGATCGTCGAGAAAGATTCCATCGACATGGAGAAAGTGTTCGTCGCGTCGCGGTACGGCAAAGGCGAGGCGGCTTACTTGAACTGCCCGATGACGGAAGAAGAATTCGACCGGTTTTACGAGGCGCTGGTGACCGCGGAAACGGTGCCGCTTAAGGACTTTGAAAAAGAAATTTATTTTGAAGGCTGCATGCCGATCGAAGTGATGGCGCGCCGCGGCAAACAGACCGTACTGTTCGGCCCGCTCAAGCCGGTGGGCCTCGTCGACCCCAGAACGGGCAAACAGCCTTTCGCCGTCGTGCAGCTGCGCCAGGACAACGCCGCGGGCACGCTGTACAACATGGTCGGTTTTCAGACGCACCTGAAATGGGGTGAGCAAAAGCGAGTTTTTTCCCTCATCCCCGGTCTGGAAAACGCCGAGTTCGTCCGCTACGGCGTCATGCACCGCAACACGTTCATCAATTCCCCGGCCCTGCTCCGGCCGACGTATCAGCTGGCCTCGCGGCCGACGCTGTTTTTCGCCGGGCAGATGACGGGCGTGGAAGGCTATGTGGAGTCGGCGGCGTCCGGTCTCGTCGCAGGAATCAACGCGGGGCGGATGGCCCGAGGGCTCGATCCCGTCGTGTTTCCGCGCGATACGGCGATCGGCAGTCTGGCGCACTACGTGACGTCGGCGAATCCGGCGGATTTTCAGCCGATGAACGCCAATTTCGGACTTTTGCCGCCGCTTGAGGAGCCGGAGCGCAACAAAAAGCGTCGGTACGAAAAAATGGCGGAACGCGCGCTTCGCTCGATCGACCGGTTCGTCGCCGAGCTGGCGCCTTGCGACTTGTCATGCAAGTCGTCTCTGTGA